A stretch of the Bombus affinis isolate iyBomAffi1 unplaced genomic scaffold, iyBomAffi1.2 ctg00000080.1, whole genome shotgun sequence genome encodes the following:
- the LOC126927230 gene encoding uncharacterized protein LOC126927230, with amino-acid sequence MEDGERCANLTGNFTTFGHKCTGDKRTCMVKRFSYTTSTEDSTSSPQTWSVERKCTNKCDSGCIVVGERTKLSACTTCCEKSFCNIGTGAANDLTIRGIDLFLALVLQITLTIIMYPS; translated from the exons atggaagatggagagagatgcgccaatctgactggaaacttcaccactttcgggcacaagtgcactggtgataaaaggacctgtatg gtaaagcgattttcttacactaccagcaccgaagattcaacgtctagtccacaaacttggtcggtggagagaaagtgtactaacaaatgcgactccggatgtatagtggtcggtgaacgaacaaaactctccgcttgcaccacttgctgcgagaaatcgttttgcaatatcggtaccggtgctgcgaacgatctgacgataagagggatcgatctgtttctagctttagtattacaaattacattaacaattatcatgtatccgtcctga